GAGGTAAAAGAGGAACAACTCACATAGCTCCCAAGATCGTTGAAGTGTTTCAAATTGGGTTCGTAAGCTACAAACTCAGGTTCCCGTTCATCATTACTCTTTACGATTATAAGTTGCTCATTATCCCTAAATCCTAATACATGTCTATACATATTTGGTAGGGTCACACTATAGAGCTTGGCAAAGAATTTTGAAACATTGTCCATCGACCACACATCGTAAACATATCCTTTTGAGCTAAATTCAACCAGACCAACCAGACCAAGAGAGTTTCTTAGCTTAAAGATGTTAATATCGATTAAATTACCAGGTACTCGTACTTTTGCGAATTctttcacttcccaaatcaaaagaTACGATCGTTTTAGTAGAATTATTATAGGCACACCAACAAATAAACCCGTTCATAACTGCTGGAGTTTTGTAACCAATCCCTTCGAAATACAAATCAATTTTTAACCATTTACGAGGAAGTTTGGTTAACGGACTTCTCCACACACCTCCACTTAACGTAAATACTTCAACTCGCCAAACTCTATCTATGTCCTTATAGGATACAACATCATCACGTGAAACATGAATGATATTTATCCTGACAATCTTAGGGTCAAGAGTGTTAGGACAAACACCAAACCCAACAAAAACATCCTCATAATAAGGAGCATCAATTGCTACTGATTTTCTTATCAAAGGATTCCATATAACGTAGCGATTAAAATAATCTTCACTTAAATAACGACCAGCAAAGCAAAGCAAGCCATAGGAGCTACCAACAAACTCTATTTGCGTTGTATCAACAAACTCTATTCGATCTGTATTTAAAAGTCGGTTAAAGAAACGAGGATGCGACAAATTCATCTTGTGTTGGGggaatgaatcatcatcatcaacaactaTCCAGTCATTATTTTTATACTCACACCATAACAGAAGACGTTTTCGTTGCGCCTGGCGAACAATGTAATCGGAATTAAAATCGGGGCCATCAATCAAAGACTTCCATTCTTTCGAGACGGATCGAAATCGAATAAGTGATTCAACAGGAAGATAACAAAGGATTTTGATTTGTAAAACCAAAGGTATATAATACgccatggtttttttttttttttttttttttttttttttttttttttttttttttccttggaGATCTACGTAACCAATCAATCAAACAATATTAATACACAAAGTTATACAGTTTAAATTGACCGAATATTTCAGTTTTTTGGAAAAAAAATTATGAAAAATCTAACCTTTATATAATGGGCTTTTATTTATGAATTTCTGTTACAAGTTCCTTAAATTCCGTGATTTTATTAGGAAACAAATACGTTATATTCGCAATATGtacaatttcttcgtttgaattcAGGTTTAAATACGGAGTACCAGTTATTAACTTATTATATCTAGAGCTTTATGTTATTTATAGCATAAACCAATTAATTaagcatgataataataatactccgtaatacggAGTATAATTAAAGGATGTTATAACTTATAAAAACTTCTTTTAAGGATAAATGGTAAATGTGAAACGAAATTAATGAATTACTAACATAGAATGTGAAAACATATTAGTAGGCAAAATATTACCTATACAGAAAAAAAAGTTGTCTAGGTTGATATCGATGCTAGGGTGAACTGCAGCGAGTCTCATTAATAAAAACTGCAGAAAAATAATTCATGTAGGATCGGTTAAAGGCATTGTATGAATTTTTTTAACTGTTAAGTAAACTTAATTGCAACTCTCATCAATAATATTGTTACAAAAGTCCTGTCAcccttgtatgcattcaactttcaaaagtcttattgtatgcattaaactttgtattttctcctattgtatgcatcctGTCACCCTTGTATCCGGTTACCGGTTACTATTTGGGTTTCTTTACGTGGTTAGTCCCTTGACTTAACACTCGTTAAATTTTTCCGTTAAGTCTAAAAAATGAATCTTCAATGGTTTAGATGCAATTTTAATTTCCAAAAATTCAACAAACATAATTGATGAGTTGAACATCATCATCTTAAACTCTTCAACAAACCTCAAATCCAAATCAAACTCTAACAAACCAAATGAAGGAGACAATATCACCAAAACCAATTTTGCAATATGGAGTCTATGATTCGTTGTCATCTGTTGGATACAACTTACATAGCAAAATTATATCTCAAGTAATTTCTAATTGTTGTTGAACCTTAATTAGAAAAAGGATAACATAAAGGCTGCAAAGCAAGAACATAGAGATGGCAATTTCAAcaatttattgataaataagtcaaCTTGAAATTCTTTAAATCATATACATGTAAACCAATTCTTTAAGCAGTAAACAACATTCAAATTAAAAAAATTACAAAGTTCtcttgtaagaccctaataattaTTGTACTACAGTGTAAAtagggtacataaagtgtgggatttATTGTGCAGTTAAACTGAGGTCAGAGTCTGATCTGGGCTTGGTGCGCTCAGTGCACACTttagggtgcgcgtggcgcactacttactgtagccgggttctgcttattttaatcagatattttgatgggctttttggtaatttcactggtGGACGAGTTTAagaccagtaggtcagatcttgtggtatcattcactccatttccaacaacctatTCCTATCCACttgaattttagagagagagtgagattcttgtatGAGAAAgttcaagcaaaggaagaaggacctagttttgagtcttagctcgagttataaagttgttcatctcctctctagctacgttttggttgtagtggtatgtcctaactttgatttccttactttgatttatgtattgggttagggtttgtgtaaaagaagaacataaaacccacatttggtgattttgggtgttcttgagaaAGATGGTGTCATGAGGACTCAataataactaacctagggtttcaaagtgttaattgatgtttatgagccttaattggttagttaattactagcacacctagttatttagcaaaTGGGTGTTGTTTGAGTTTAAGGATGACTCAAAATAGGGGTGTTGGTTTAAAAGGGTCAAAGTGTTAATAATTGATCTAGTTGGAAATGAtgagtatgaaataccctaattatgttttagtaagtgttgttggaccttaatcactagcttttagtggtttatgatggtcttgaccttaaagaggcggttttggtgaaaaaggggcatttaatgcatttaagtcattaaatgcacatgagtgaattgttggtatttgatccaactagtttgtatgttgattgagtacttattgtattaggtactttgctttgaagcttgcggaagtataaaactgtCACAGAATTGTTAAGAtgagtgggataagtatacatgtacgtatatgatgtgtttatttgtatgaatggatatgtgttctccaagttagtgatatatacgttgtacactaacggttttatgaatggatatgtgttgtccaagttagtgatatatgcgttgtacactaacggctttatgaatggatatgtgttgtccaagttagtgatatatgtgttgtacactaacggttttatgaacggatatgtgttgtccaagagttagtgatatatgtgttgtacactaacggttgttatgaacaccgatgggaaattcgagtaccattcctttttacgattggttaaccatggttgtgcgaatttttgtattagcatatttaattgtgaactatatgctattggtgtcgctagcttattatgaattgcggatattggttcATGCATAATGGTTGCATAGTTGTCAATTTGCTAGCTTGTatccggtattgtgtaagtgaatgcaagcagatagattatatatgcatatgtataattattgcactcactaagctttgcttaccctctcgttgtttacctttttataggctcaggtgtggacaagggtaagggcgtttgtttggagtagagatcccgctttgtttgttagggaacgcttttggatgtgatagcttttggagtttgaccgaaacttgggtagtttaacccccaaacaccatgctcatagtgtcgtttggaatttaaactaatgtggtcgaaactcttattttgtatgaaactcgtagttcgggccgatgtgggccccgttttgtaaaacttattttattgttgAATCGTGATGGTTTTACATATTATAACatgatgtgaaaagcgtttcgtctaaaaatgtcgtgaagtgggcgatcttttttggagaaatggacattttgatcagaactgccgggggccttgtgcgcgccgcgcacatgaaAGGGAGCGCGCCGCACACCCTGCTGTACttcgaaattttttattttttatttttgcaaaatcagttgtatatcgggttgggttgttacaagtggtattagagcatggtctaagggatttaggcgacttgagataagtgcctagacttagactttattgtgtatgcgcgtatTGCAGGACTTGTAGGAAACGGGTAGGAACGGgtgttggttagtgcataggtttatgtgaactaaccttgtgctaattgttttgtgttatgtTTTGCAATCATCGGGcgaagatagacgttgtactagcaagttaatgcgatgtgctcgcgtaacaatgattagctaccattgttacgggtgcaaatcgtgtcgaacaaacgatgtacgacaattgttgagcaagatggagtagtgtggtgtatatgtatatatatatgtgttatgtCGTTTTGTTTCGtcatttaacctatttcgttttatagaatgaagatgagaaatggactcGAAAATGATAACGGaggtacaagtgaggacgccgagtttacgaccaaggttgaggccatttttaaacgtcaaaaggcggagtaccttgtggagatcaagaagatgtttctagattcgATCGACGAGCAATTAGTCGGTGTAGTAaaggaacaagttaaggccgttctttacaaagataatgtgggaagacgggactttttctttaaaaatttcaaggatgctcaacctcctacctttgagggtgaacgggacccacttaagagtgctcgtggatctccgatatggagggggctttccgtacttgtgaatgccctctcgataaaaagacaaggtatggttgtagcatgttaagaggtgatgctaagttgtggtgggatgcgaaaatccaactttatggtgaagagcaatgtatggaattcacttgggacgaattcaaggcggagtttttcgacgagtaccgaacttcggccgatcttacaaggcttaaggacgagttacgttccttg
This genomic stretch from Rutidosis leptorrhynchoides isolate AG116_Rl617_1_P2 chromosome 11, CSIRO_AGI_Rlap_v1, whole genome shotgun sequence harbors:
- the LOC139874340 gene encoding F-box only protein 8-like — translated: MAYYIPLVLQIKILCYLPVESLIRFRSVSKEWKSLIDGPDFNSDYIVRQAQRKRLLLWCEYKNNDWIVVDDDDSFPQHKMNLSHPRFFNRLLNTDRIEFVDTTQIEFVGSSYGLLCFAGRYLSEDYFNRYVIWNPLIRKSVAIDAPYYEDVFVGFGVCPNTLDPKIVRINIIHVSRDDVVSYKDIDRVWRVEVFTLSGGVWRSPLTKLPRKWLKIDLYFEGIGYKTPAVMNGFICCSKGYVYDVWSMDNVSKFFAKLYSVTLPNMYRHVLGFRDNEQLIIVKSNDEREPEFVAYEPNLKHFNDLGSYVSCSSFTSYTESLLLLNQSGTLNDDDDDDEGDEHTTRFLDHES